In a genomic window of Oncorhynchus keta strain PuntledgeMale-10-30-2019 chromosome 28, Oket_V2, whole genome shotgun sequence:
- the LOC118360749 gene encoding synaptotagmin-6-like, protein MATDKVKDPMGSMGFLEAAVKISHTSPDIPAEVQLSMREHFLRRTQRMQRQATEPASSTRHSSFKRHLPKQMQSISLDLGNDYADEDEQPTSIGRIKPELYRQKTLDIDESAKNSNAKNCGKINFSLKYDYDNEALLVNILKAFDLPAKDLCGSSDPYVKIYLLPDRKKFQTRVHRKTLNPTFEESFQFPVPYDELAVRKLHMSVFDFDRFSRHDMIGEVVVDNLVETSDLSRETDIWRDIQYATTESVDLGEIMFSLCYLPTAGRLTLTVIKCRNLKAMDITGYSDPYVKVSLICDGRRLKKKKTTIKKNTLNPTYNEAIIFDIPPDSMDHVSLHISVMDYDLVGHNEIIGVNRVGCSAEGLGKGHWNEMLAYPRKPIAHWHPLLEAKKSETEWKTRTASLDSQGSCPSPRPPSSP, encoded by the exons ATGGCAACGGATAAGGTGAAAGACCCGATGGGTTCCATGGGATTCCTAGAGGCTGCTGTGAAGATAAGCCACACATCGCCTGACATCCCCGCCGAGGTGCAGCTCTCAATGAGGGAGCACTTTTTGAGGCGCACGCAACGCATGCAGAGGCAAGCCACTGAGCCCGCTTCTTCCACCAG ACACAGCTCATTCAAAAGGCACCTGCCCAAGCAGATGCAGTCCATCAGCCTGGACCTGGGCAATGACTATGCGGATGAGGATGAGCAGCCCACCAGCATCGGACGCATCAAACCAGAACTCTACAGACAGAAGACCTTGGATATAGACGAGTCCGCCAAGAACAGCAACGCCAAGAACTGTGGGAAGATCAACTTCTCCCTGAAGTACGACTATGACAATGAGGCCCTCCTGGTCAACATCCTCAAGGCCTTCGACCTGCCCGCCAAGGACCTGTGCGGCAGTTCCGACCCCTACGTCAAAATCTATCTTCTCCCAGATCGCAAGAAGTTCCAGACGCGCGTCCACCGGAAGACGCTCAACCCCACGTTCGAGGAGTCCTTCCAGTTCCCCGTGCCTTATGATGAGCTGGCTGTTAGGAAGCTCCACATGAGTGTGTTTGACTTTGACAGGTTCTCCAGACATGATATGAtcggggaggtggtggtggataaCCTTGTTGAGACGTCAGACCTCTCCAGGGAGACAGACATTTGGAGGGACATTCAGTACGCCACAACT GAGAGTGTAGACTTGGGAGAGATCATGTTCTcactatgctacctgccaacCGCAGGACGACTCACTCTCACCGTCATCAAGTGCAGGAACCTCAAGGCCATGGATATCACTGGATACTCAG ATCCCTACGTCAAAGTGTCCCTCATCTGTGACGGGAGGCGTTTGAAAAAGAAGAAGACGACCATCAAGAAGAACACTCTGAACCCCACGTACAACGAGGCCATCATCTTCGACATCCCCCCAGACAGCATGGACCACGTCAGCTTGCACATCTCAGTCATGGACTATGACTT GGTAGGTCACAATGAGATCATTGGTGTGAACCGTGTGGGGTGCAGTGCTGAGGGGCTCGGCAAGGGCCACTGGAACGAGATGCTGGCGTACCCACGCAAGCCCATTGCACACTGGCACCCCCTACTGGAGGCCAAGAAATCAGAGACAGAG TGGAAAACGCGGACGGCCAGTTTAGACAGCCAGGGCTCTTGCCCCTCCCCCAGGCCTCCTTCTAGCCCCTGA